The following are from one region of the Microtus pennsylvanicus isolate mMicPen1 chromosome 15, mMicPen1.hap1, whole genome shotgun sequence genome:
- the LOC142835573 gene encoding mast cell protease 1-like, whose product MQALLFLLALLLPPGAGAEEIIGGMESIPHSRPYLAHLEIVIDRVTTINCGGFLISEEFVMTAAHCKGREIIVTLGAHDVSKTESTQQKIKVEKQIIHPNYNVYPHLHDIMLLKLQRKAKITPAVAKILLPSPHDSIKPGHMCLAAGWGKTGVNDPLSDKLREVTLRIMEKEACKHYLNYRDDFQVCVGRPGNIQSVFQGDSGGPLVCAGVAHGIVSYGRNDAKPPAVFTRTSGYVPWVNAVIREHS is encoded by the exons ATGCAGGCCCTACTCTTCCTGTTGGCCCTTCTCTtgcctcctggagctggagctg AGGAGATTATTGGTGGTATGGAGTCAATACCACACTCCCGCCCTTACCTGGCCCATCTGGAGATCGTCATTGACAGAGTTACCACTATCAACTGTGGTGGGTTTCTCATAAGTGAAGAATTTGTGATGACGGCTGCGCACTGTAAAGGCAG AGAAATTATTGTCACTCTTGGGGCTCATGATGTGAGCAAGACAGAATCCACACAGCAGAAGATAAAAGTTGAAAAACAAATCATTCACCCAAATTACAACGTCTACCCCCACCTGCATGACATCATGTTGCTGAAG CTTCAAAGAAAAGCTAAGATCACTCCTGCTGTGGCTAAAATTCTCCTGCCTAGTCCACACGATTCTATTAAACCTGGACATATGTGCCTGGCAGCTGGATGGGGCAAAACTGGAGTGAATGATCCATTGTCAGACAAACTCAGGGAGGTGACACTAAGAATCATGGAAAAAGAGGCTTGTAAGCACTACTTGAATTACAGAGATGACTTCCAGGTCTGTGTGGGCCGTCCAGGAAACATACAATCAGTGTTTCAG GGAGACTCCGGGGGACCTCTAGTCTGTGCTGGGGTGGCCCATGGTATTGTATCATATGGACGTAATGATGCAAAACCCCCTGCAGTCTTCACCAGAACCTCTGGATATGTGCCCTGGGTTAATGCAGTCATAAGGGAACATAGCTGA